In the Calonectris borealis chromosome 11, bCalBor7.hap1.2, whole genome shotgun sequence genome, one interval contains:
- the RHCG gene encoding ammonium transporter Rh type C, whose translation MERPRHQGMAKNTYMRWRLPLVCLLWEVAMIVLFGVFVRFGPEADAHWEEEKREMNLTSDIENDFYFRYPSFQDVHVMIFVGFGFLMTFLKRYGFGAVGFNFLLAAFGIQWALLMQGWFHSFKSGKILIGVENLINADFCVGSVCIAFGAILGKTSPIQLLVLTLFQVTLFAVNEYILLNLLHVRDAGGSMTIHTFGAYFGLTVTRILYRPNLEQSKDKQGSVYHSDLFAMIGTLYLWMYWPSFNSAISEHGDAQHRAAINTYCSLAACVLTTMAFSSMLQKKGKLDMVHIQNATLAGGVAVGTSAEMMLTPYGSLIVGFICGIVSTVGYVYLTPFLESRLHIQDTCGIHNLHAMPGLIGGIVGAVTAAAATEDVYGKEGFIKAFDFTGTYRTRTASVQGGFQAAGIVVSLLMAFAGGALVGAILKLPVWGDPAAENCFEDDIYWEVPEDEESDVYHMHNPDKPASP comes from the exons ATGGAGCGGCCGAGGCACCAGGGGATGGCGAAGAACACGTATATGCGCTGGCGGCTCCCGCTCGTATGCCTCCTCTGGGAGGTGGCCATGATCGTCCTCTTTGGGGTCTTCGTGCGCTTTGGCCCTGAAGCTGACGCGCACTGGGAGGAAGAGAAGCGAGAGATGAACCTGACCAGCGACATAGAGAACGATTTCTACTTCCGATACCCGT CTTTCCAGGACGTCCACGTGATGATCTTTGTGGGATTTGGCTTCCTCATGACATTCCTCAAGCGTTATGGATTTGGAGCCGTGGGTTTCAATTTTCTCCTTGCTGCCTTTGGGATCCAGTGGGCTCTCCTGATGCAAGGCTGGTTCCACTCTTTCAAGAGCGGGAAGATCCTCATTGGAGTGGAGAA CCTGATCAATGCTGATTTCTGTGTGGGTTCTGTGTGCATTGCCTTTGGGGCCATCCTGGGCAAAACCAGCCCCATACAGCTCCTCGTCCTGACTTTGTTTCAAGTCACGCTCTTCGCAGTGAACGAGTACATCCTCCTCAACCTGCTTCAT GTTAGGGACGCGGGTGGCTCCATGACCATTCACACCTTCGGAGCCTACTTTGGCCTCACAGTGACACGCATCCTATACAGACCCAACCTGGAGCAAAGTAAGGACAAGCAGGGCTCCGTGTACCACTCCGACCTCTTCGCTATGATCG gtaCCCTGTATCTATGGATGTACTGGCCTAGTTTTAACTCGGCAATTTCTGAGCACGGGGATGCCCAGCACCGGGCTGCCATTAACACGTACTGCTCGCTGGCTGCTTGTGTCCTCACCACAATGGCCTTCTCCAGCATGCTGCAGAAGAAAGGCAAGCTTGACATG GTCCACATCCAGAACGCAACGCTGGCGGGTGGCGTGGCCGTGGGCACCAGCGCGGAGATGATGCTAACTCCATACGGATCCCTCATTGTCGGGTTCATCTGTGGCATCGTGTCCACAGTGGGGTATGTCTACCTCACG CCTTTTTTGGAATCCAGGTTGCACATCCAGGACACATGTGGCATCCACAACCTCCACGCCATGCCGGGCCTTATTGGGGGCATTGTGGGGGCCGTCACTGCAGCTGCAGCCACGGAGGATGTATATGGAAAGGAAGG GTTTATCAAGGCGTTTGACTTCACTGGCACGTACCGGACGCGGACAGCCAGTGTCCAAGGAGGGTTCCAGGCAGCCGGCATTGTAGTGTCTCTGCTGATGGCTTTCGCCGGGGGGGCCCTTGTGG GGGCCATCCTGAAGCTGCCCGTCTGGGGTGACCCCGCCGCCGAGAACTGCTTTGAGGACGACATTTATTGGGAG GTGCCGGAGGACGAGGAGAGCGACGTGTACCACATGCACAACCCCGACAAGCCCGCCTCGCCCTGA